A single window of Lutzomyia longipalpis isolate SR_M1_2022 chromosome 1, ASM2433408v1 DNA harbors:
- the LOC129785872 gene encoding phospholipase B1, membrane-associated-like, with product MVFNTFGRTGVEEVYLKRNLKRNRRQQQFAENEDFFCDLNGPGKRSETIPDSIHQLRPGDIDIIGAMGDSLTAGNGGMATNILHIAIENRGITSPIGGQGTWRQFLTIPNILKLYNPKLYGYSLTDSHSIQNESRFNVAEMGAMSRDTPYQAHKLIQRMESNPNVNIKKHWKMVFYLFGANDFCMDMCYVEDPMKIVEKHEKELIETLRILRDNLPRTMVNVIASPSMKVLIKLRGRPAECVAAHHIECPCFFSSARRRFQKLYLRTIEAWKDVQRKVINREEFHNKTDFTVNLQPFTDELTIPQDKYGNTDFSYMSTDCFHFSQKGYARATNALWNNLLEPFNNKTRMWKKEFEEFKCPTEEQPFIATKMNS from the exons ATGGTTTTTAATACATTTGGACGAACTGGAGTTGAAGAAGTCTACTTGAAgaggaatttaaaaagaaat agaCGACAGCAACAATTTGCAgagaatgaagattttttctgtGATCTCAATGGACCTGGAAAGCGCAGTGAAACTATTCCAGACTCCATTCATCAACTTCGCCCAGGGGATATTGATATAATTGGTGCAATGGGTGATTCCCTAACTGCCGGAAATGGTGGGATGGCAacgaatattttgcatattgcGATAGAAAATCGTGGTATAACATCACCAATTGGTGGACAAGGCACTTGGCGGCAATTCCTCACCATCCCCAACATACTTAAATTGTATAATCCAAAATTATATGGTTATTCACTCACCGACTCGCACAGCATTCAAAACGAATCAAG atTCAATGTTGCTGAAATGGGAGCGATGTCAAGGGATACACCATATCAAGCCCACAAACTGATCCAGCGAATGGAATCCAACCCCAATGTTAACATTAAGAAACATTGGAAGATggttttttatctatttggtgCCAATGATTTTTGCATGGATATGTGTTACGTTGAAGATCCTATGAAGATTGTTGAAAAACACGAGAAAGAACTCATTGAAACTTTGAGAATTCTTCGGGACAATCTTCCTCGTACAATGGTTAATGTTATTGCAAGTCCAT caATGAAAGTTCTCATAAAACTGCGTGGGCGACCAGCTGAATGCGTAGCAGCTCACCATATCGAATGCCcatgtttcttttcttcagCACGGAGGCGCTTTCAAAAGCTCTATTTGCGCACTATAGAAGCTTGGAAAGATGTGCAGCGAAAAGTAATAAATCGAGAAGAGTTTCACAATAAAACAGACTTCACTGTGAATCTTCAACCCTTTACGGATGAGCTAACAATACCCCAGGATAAATACGGCAACACAGACTTTTCCTACATGTCTACAGATTGCTTCCACTTCAGCCAGAAGGGATATGCAAGAGCTACAAACGCCCTGTGGAATAATCTTTTGGAACCATTTAACAATAAGACGCGAATGTGGAAGAAGGAGTTTGAGGAGTTCAAGTGCCCAACAGAAGAACAACCTTTTATAGCCACAAAGATGAACAGTTAA
- the LOC129785863 gene encoding phospholipase B1, membrane-associated-like — MKIPSWSLLVLSIIIVTPAVHSQVSSLDSGPMLQFFRTARQFLFDFLENSTDEQQHIQKNIQEQTIQRQVSNREEFICDIDGPGRRSSQVPESVHRLRPGDIDIVGAIGDSLTAGLGLLATNILEVFAENRGAQMTIGGQGTWRQFLTLPNILKEFNPNLYGYTKKNSLSTHRASKFNVAEGGAMSRDTPHQARNLVLRMKNDPKVDIENHWKFITYFIGGNDFCLDMCYDPPEKTVENHERELTDVLRTLRDNLPRTMVSIILAPSIKVLMDTYGEPPECIATHYLECPCFYSLHNLPLRKKFLSVIEDFKRKQWEIAEREEFHNKTDFTVIVQPFTDKMSIPRKKNGLTDFSYMSRDCFHLSQKAQARAANAYWNNIMEPYGQKTHTWKMTFQDFKCPTEERPYLATKFN, encoded by the exons ATGAAGATCCCATCATGGTCTTTACTAGTGCTTTCCATCATAATTGTCACCCCTGCTGTTCACAGCCAAGTATCATCATTGGATTCAGGTCCTATGCTGCAATTTTTTCGCACAGCCcgtcaatttttatttgatttcttgGAGAATTCAACGGATGAGCAGCAGcatatacagaaaaatattcaagagcAA aCGATTCAACGTCAAGTGAGCAACAGGGAGGAATTTATCTGTGATATAGATGGACCTGGAAGACGTAGTTCTCAAGTACCAGAATCCGTCCATCGACTTCGCCCAGGCGACATTGATATAGTTGGAGCAATCGGCGACTCGCTGACTGCTGGCCTAGGTCTTCTTGCCACAAATATACTAGAAGTATTCGCAGAAAATCGCGGAGCACAGATGACGATAGGTGGTCAGGGTACTTGGCGGCAGTTCCTTACTCTACCAAATATTCTCAAGGAATTCAACCCAAACTTGTACGGGTACACGAAGAAAAATAGTTTATCGACACATCGAGCATCAAA ATTCAATGTTGCCGAAGGTGGTGCAATGTCGAGGGACACGCCACACCAAGCACGAAATCTTGTTCTGCGAATGAAGAATGACCCAAAGGTGGATATCGAGAATCACTGGAAGTTTATAACGTACTTTATTGGTGGTAATGACTTCTGCTTGGACATGTGCTACGATCCACCTGAGAAAACGGTTGAAAATCACGAAAGGGAGTTAACTGATGTGCTCAGGACACTTAGGGATAATTTACCGAGGACTATGGTCTCAATAATTCTTGCCCCAT CAATAAAAGTTCTTATGGACACATACGGCGAACCACCGGAATGCATTGCGACGCATTACTTGGAATGTCCTTGCTTCTACTCCCTCCACAATTTACCTCTTCGCAAGAAGTTCCTCAGTGTAATTGAGGACTTCAAGAGGAAGCAATGGGAAATTGCCGAAAGGGAGGAATTCCACAATAAAACCGATTTTACCGTCATCGTGCAACCATTCACGGATAAAATGTCAATTCCCAGGAAGAAGAATGGACTCACGGATTTCTCCTACATGTCCCGGGATTGCTTTCATCTTTCCCAAAAAGCTCAAGCTCGAGCGGCGAATGCCTACTGGAATAACATCATGGAGCCATATGGGCAGAAAACGCACACGTGGAAGATGACATTCCAGGATTTTAAATGTCCCACTGAAGAGCGTCCTTACTTAGCcactaaatttaattaa